In Drosophila miranda strain MSH22 unplaced genomic scaffold, D.miranda_PacBio2.1 Contig_AX1_pilon, whole genome shotgun sequence, the genomic stretch CTTCTCCACAAAATATTCTGCTTGCACTTTTTTGACGAAGAGTCAGCAGCTCGTCGTGCACTCTTATGTGGAACACTCTTCAGCATCATCACCTAGATTGGCTCTCCCTGCCCAATCTTCTGGACGAGGATGGTGTGCTGCTATTTCGGACTCCGGCACATAAGCAGGTTTCAAGCATGGGTCTCGGCCCTTTGGTTCAGTGGGATATGCCTGAACCTCCTCTGGATCCATCTTCCGTGGCCGCTAACAGGACGGCACCGCCACTTTCTGGGACCGTGCCGATGGACGGTGCCAAGACTCAGGCTGTCAGCTTGGCTACCTCTTCGTGTGACTTCGACGCTGTCATTTTGTTTGAAACCTGGCTCAATTCAAACTTTTTCGACAACGAATACTTCGATCCTAACCTTTTCCAGGTGTTTCGTAAGGACAGAGATTGTGCCAAGACGAAGCGCTGCAGAGAAGGTGGGGTCATTGTGGCCGTCAGACACACCCTACTGGATGGTGGCTCTGTTCTGGATCAGATTGGTGTGGCGGTGGCTGGCCAGTCGGAGACGCTATTAGCGCATCGTACATTCCACCGAATAGCTGTCACACACTCAAAACATTGCTAAAATGTATGTTATGGTATTCTGCGAGACCGTCAGCACCTCTGCGTTGCTGGCGACTTCAATTTGGGTTCGTTGATATGGTCCGGCGATCCGCAGTCGTCGGCTATGATACCAAGCAATGTACATTTGCCGCACGAGATTCTCTTGCTAGATGATTTTTTTAGTATGGGCTTAACCAAAGTAAATAGTTTTTGTTAGTTTGGATATAGATTGCCATGTTACATCTTGCGAACTGCCTTGGACGGCTACGTGtccgacgagagcgacctagccaagGGTCTTAGCCACATCGATGTCGgggaggagctggagtccCCCGACAGCGACCTGGAaacaacaatggtggaggtgagcctcaggaatgtcactgacgctcctgcagataaacctccaccattgtaaggcagcatccgctgctctactgctccatctagccaagggtggagcctaAAAAGTCATCATTtaggatcctcggaaacagggtcttcggtctgaggactccaaactataagctatacgtagctgaaaccgcaggttaaattcgtacctgcattcttgcaaaaagagagtggcacttatttttgctcccaaatttgagcaatgaagaccacaccgaaGTAAGCCTCGAAGgctaggagcgctcactgaggatctgctccgtaTACATGGGTCATAACCAACCTGACCCAACCACTGCCAGTGGTTAAGCACTGACGCAAACGAAGGGGGTGAGTACCTCTTTTTaattacttactgaccactcagatgttCTTATTAAACCGGAAGTTATCCCACCTCTATTATTAAAAACcacaaggaggtcctggaccacacgcttgcctctcatgagatacagagGAACATTGTaacctggagggtcctggaaaaacactccttctcggaccacagtaACATGGAAACTGTATTCTCCTTTTCATTTACGAAGCCAGTTCAATTCCGGACCCGCAGGCGGACAAattggactcggtactctgactGCCtttgtcgtgttctccctgagtcCCCACCTGAGGAGGAGAGCTTCACCGACGCCTGCATTAAAGCGCTCGATAAAtcctgcccctctggcaagaacagaggctggaagaaacctgaatggtagACTCCGAAACTGGgcgaactccggaaagcctcccccacaaaggacgaaaatctgttgcatccacaatattgcacatttgagaaaactaaaaacgcagaatcatagataatgaccatatctatcagattgctgaatctgaatctggatcagatcagatcatttttatagccaaaaggaacaaatcaatttgcactggctacgcagcccccgacgtcacgctcagactgattttctgtctctctcgcacgcacctcttgtcgtgtcgtttaatattagcggcgtctgccggaggagagccatactgacttagtatcgggtataactgtagagttgcggtgtccgcagcaactcacaacgttccccctcgtttgataTGTGCTTAACCCTTTTGTTCCAACCTcaaaaaaatttcatattGCATATTAGATTATATAAATAGCATATACAAAAAAACTCAAAGAATTATaagtaatatttatatattatgtaaaagaacattttaatattACTAAAAATTTTGAAgcaaaattattaatggctggacaaaatttaaatattactgtatcagtaaaatcattttattttaaaattttaaaccCCACGAGCCTGTTgagggttaatcaacatcaacatatgtCGTCTCACTCACACTTACTATACTATGTGTTTTTCACTCGCACTAATTGCTAGGGTATAAATTTAAAATCGCGGCCGTAGCTgcgactcacaacgttccttTTCGTAAAAGGCACTAAACTTTGCTTTTCACTGCGCTTTATTTACCGACTGACAATTGTACTACAAAGTCGCATTTTATTAAAAATCGATAGATATCGAATAAATTCACAAATCCCAATgataggtcaaaagttatcgTTACTCAGCAAAAACTGCAAGCACTGTCAAAAAAACGACAGCATATTACATtacaaagaaaaagaattcAATTGGAATTGCACAAACACAGTCGGCCTTCATAAAAGTGTACAAAGCAACTGGGCTAATACATCAGAGAATATTCCTGAAAGGAGCTCGTCCAGATCCAGTTAACGAAACAGAATTCACGCAAATCCAAGCAGTTGACAATGCATCCTTTTACTTATGCCATATCCGTGAACTTCGTGGTCACCTGCTGGGAAAATCAACCGGCTCAACAATTTAGATTGTCGGAGATAATTGAGTTCCCAGCCATTTTGGTCAATCTGAAAACGGGTATGGTCGAGGCGGAGTTTCACAAGTACGTGATGCCCGTGGAGTCGCCGCAACTGAGCCAATACTGTACCAGTCTGACGGGCATTCAGCAGAAGACTGTGGAGGCGGGAGTGCCACTGCAGACGGCACTCAATTCCTTTATCGAGTGGCTGAAGAAGGAATTGAGCGCCCGCAACCTGGTGCTACCAAAGATGAGTATGACCAATCCACAGGGAAACTGTTTCTTCGTCACCTGGGCGAACTgggactttggaatctgtctTGCCAAGGAGTGCGCACGCAAGAATATACGTAAACCAACCTGCTTCAATCAGTGGATAGACGCGAGGGCCATCTACAAGAAGTGGTACAAGTATCGTCCCTTCAGCTTCGACAATGCCCTGGCCCATGTGAGGCTGACCTTCCAGGGACGTGCTCACTCCGGCATCGATGATGCCAAGAATCTGGGCAATCTCATTTGCAAGATGTCTCGTGATGGAGCCCCCTTTTCGATCACCAAGGATCTGACACCACATAAGGAGCTCAACGAGAACCGTGGCTTCTGAGCTTAAGCGGTCAGCCATCAGCCATCAGCCATTAGCCAtcccagccagagccagagcccccCAGCCAGAGCATAATAATCCATTTGTTTGTTGGATTATGTTTAATATTCAACGCCACAGTAACCCAAGGCACTAATGCTGACTAAAAGATGGGCCCAATTTAAACACAAATGTAAACGCCAAATAAGattattgtttttttattaTCTACATAATTTCTTTTGACAGAAATAACGACTTGACATTTGAAGTGCGTCGCCATCGCAGCAAAGCCCCAGCACCTGCATCTGGATATCAAAAGCCAGCAAGAAAACCACAACACTAAAAATCCACTCATTTATCCTATTGGGTGTAGAGAATGATTATGAGTTTTGCATAATCTGAACACAAATGTAATAGCAAAATAATTATcttgttttctttttatattttatctaacataaattaaattgatGTGCATCGCAATGACAGCCGATCGCCTGCCAGAAGCCATTAGCCATCCCACCAAAGCAGAATGAGCCAGAACACAAAAAAagccatttatttatttgattataCTTAATACACTTAAtacgctgcgtagccactgcaaattgatttgttcggttataataatgatccgatccgattcagattcggcaatctggtagatatggttattctctatgattgttcaaaattgtggatgccacagatctTCGTCCTTTGTGATGGCGAAAgagggtggggtgaaattttgaaatacatatcactaggcgctcatagggacggacaaacggacgggcggacagacagacatggctctatCGACCCTCGACTAtagatgctgatcaagaatatacatacatatatactttataggtTCCTTATGAAAGGGGGGGTATACAaattgttctttttttttttgttatgtATTTTATCTAATTTCTTTTGACAGCAATTGATATGAATTTAAATTTGATGTGCATCGCAATCGCAGCTACCACATCTACAATCTAAACACCTACGTACGAGTACATCTAATCATAGCAATAAATATGGCCTTATAGCAAACACATTTTGCTACTATTCATACTTACTTGGTAATGATTAGCCATAGTCTTCAATATGGACTTATTTTTTCATCGATTTTCATCGCCTACACTAGGTGATACGGTATAAAAATAAGATTAAAACATCCAGGAACAGGAGGTTGGGAAGATCCTACCGCCCAACGTTTTGGCACAATGTTTGTATATTTGCTGATCACTTTCCTCTGGGACCCCTCCAAGCACTCAAGTAGTCGAGTTCCCAAATGGGAAAGCAAGAATAGCTCGATATTTTGTCGAAACTAAATTAGAGAAATTAAGAAAAACGAGGCATCCAAATTGTCATAGAATTGGAGTTTAGATAAAGCCCAATGCGAATATTGAATATATGTGCATATATCTAAGTAGGATAATATTAGTGGAGTTTTTAGTGGGAACAATTGAGAGACTTGACTTATCTCCTTCGAAATGTTCTGTGCCGCAATTTCCAGTCTGGCCTTGAATCTAATCCCCTATTCAAGTCGGAGCATCTACAGAAGAATGCGGATTCAAGATGGAATTTGCTTGCATCCCTTAGCCAAGTTGTGAAGTGTCACTTAGAGGAAGTGTTGGAAACAGACAGACTTGCTCCATACCCTGGGCCATACCATGTGGCCTCTGTTCGGTTTGTGACCGACTCCTGCGGTTCCTGTAGGCTTCTACGAGTATTCATATTCCAAAGAATCCGAAGTGCctgaaaagaaaaagaatttTTCGGTGGTAAATGGTAAAGATGATGAGAAGAATGCCTGTAATGACCTAGTGACCGCCGCAAAAGTTCTGTCGGCTGTACAGGACTCAATAGGCTCGTTGGAACCCAACGTACACTATGTTGAGCAAGCAGCAACCATTTGAAGACTCTTGCGAAAGGCGCCTCAAAAGATACATGAAATTAAGTGCAGCTGAGTGGGGTGATTTGAATAGACTTGTTAATACCCTGGATCCGACGTACCTTGCCACAGAAAAGTTGCAATTGTTCACCAATTGACTTCTATAAGCTATGGCTGGAGGTCAATAAGTCTAATGCATTTGCAGCTATTTCATTTAAATGAGCCCTTTAGTATTTAtcattatacatatatgtaagcGACGCATACTTAACCATAAGCATAAGCATAGCCCTCATACACGCCCTATCACTGCGGCCAGATCGACGATTGATTCCGTTGGTAGAGTGGTGGAATAGCCAGCACTAGATGGAAACGTGGCGGTAAGGAGCACTGCATAATGGTCACGCTGGACATTAAGAACGTGTTTAACACGGCGATGTGGAGCTGCATCCTAAAGGCGCTAGAGACTTTCGACACACCCAGGTACCGAGGCCGGCACGGAGCAATAGGAGGTATTTGCAGGCGTCCCGCAGGGGTCGGTGCTGGGCCCTACACTGTGGAACGCAATGAACGACGGCATATTGCGACTCAGCCTCCCCCACGTAGTGCATATGGTGGGTTTTTCAGACGATGTGGCTGTGGTGGGAAAACTCTTGGCCGGAGACTTGGAGAAGACCTGCAACCAGACAATAGCGCGTATTCAACAGTGGCTGGAGAGGGTCGGGCTCGAACTCGCTCCCCACAAGACCGAGGCAGTGTTGGTGTCCAGCCGAAAGAAAGCTGAGACAGTCCTGCCACGGTCATATCTCTGCCATGGATGCTGGctaatggtagtcgggcggagtaAAGAAAACTATCaatgaaattaccccaatctaTGGTGACACTGTTacatgccgagggatgcatggccgaggGGTTGCTCGGTTGCTAATAtacggactctggatacctgtcCAATAAATTAAGTAGTCATTAGTCAGCTCTCACTGCGTTCGGTTGTGTTTTCGCTATGTCGCTTTATTACTGCTCAGAATGCAATTCGTCACCTTGAGGCTGTCCGCTGTTCTTCTTTATGCCGCCGAGCGTTTCATCTGACGTGCATCGATTTGCATGCAAGTGCAGTTAAACTCTTGAGAAATCTGCTAATTTGTTATGGCATACCTGCATATTGGTAAATTTGCTACCGCGACGGGGCCAGAAGCGGTGGTGAAATTTGTTGCCAATAAACTCAAGGTGCCGGAGGGGGAAATTTCTTGCGTGAAATTGGTTAAGCGAGATGCTGATCTATCTGCGTTATCTGGTGCTCCGCGTGGTCTTTGATGATAGATTCTGGCCAGTATCGGTAAGGGTTTCAGCTCGTCGTGCACTCTTATGTGGAACACTCTTCAGCATCATCACCTAGATTGGCTCTCCCTGCCCAATCTTCTGGACGAGGATGGTGTGCTGCTATTTCGGACTCCGGCACATAAGCAGGTTTCAAGCATGGGTCTCGGCCCTTTGGTTCAGTGGGATATGCCTGAACCTCCTCTGGATCCATCTTCCGTGGCCGCTAACAGGACGGCACCGCCACTTTCTGGGACCGTGCCGATGGACGGTGCCAAGACTCAGGCTGTCAGCTTGGCTACCTCTTCGTGTGACTTCGACGCTGTCATTTTGTTTGAAACCTGGCTCAATTCAAACTTTTTCGACAACGAATACTTCGATCCTAACCTTTTCCAGGTGTTTCGTAAGGACAGAGATTGTGCCAAGACGAAGCGCTGCAGAGAAGGTGGGGTCATTGTGGCCGTCAGACACACCCTACTGGATGGTGGCTCTGTTCTGGATCAGATTGGTGTGGCGGTGGCTGGCCAGTCGGAGACGCTATTAGCGCATCGTACATTCCACCGAATAGCTGTCACACACTTAAAACATTGCTAAAATGTATGTTATGGTATTCTGCGAGACCGTCAGCACCTCTGCGTTGCTGGCGACTTCAATTTGGGTTCGTTGATATGGTCCGGCGATCCGCAGTCGTCGGCTATGATACCAAGCAATGTACATTTGCCGCACGAGATTCTCTTGCTAGATGATTTTTTTAGTATGGGCTTAACCAAAGTAAATAGTTTTTCTTAGTTTGGATATAGATTGCCATGTTACATCTTGCGAACTGCCTTGGACGGCTACGTGtccgacgagagcgacctagccaagGGTCTTAGCCACATCGATGTCGgggaggagctggagtccCCCGACAGCGACCTGGAaacaacaatggtggaggtgagcctcaggaatgtcactgacgctcctgcagataaacctccaccattgtaaggcagcatccgctgctctactgctccatctagccaagggtggagcctaAAAAGTCATCATTtaggatcctcggaaacagggtcttcggtctgaggactccaaactataagctatacgtagctgaaaccgcaggttaaattcgtacctgcattcttgcaaaaagagagtggcacttatttttgctcccaaatttcagcaatgaagaccacaccgaagtgagcctcgaaggctaggagcgctcactgaggatctgctccgtaTACATGGGTCATAACCAACCTGACCCAACCACTGCCAGTGGTTAAGCACTGACGCAAACGAAGGGGGTGAGTACCTCTTTTTaattacttactgaccactcagatgttCTTATTAAACCGGAAGTTATCCCACCTCTATTATTAAAAACcacaaggaggtcctggaccacacgcttgcctctcatgagatacagagGAACATTGTaacctggagggtcctggaaaaacactccttctcggaccacagtaACATGGAAACTGTATTCTCCTTTTCATTACCGAAACCAGTTCAATTCCGGACCCGCAGGCGGACAAattggactcggtactctgactGCCtttgtcgtgttctccctgagtcCCCACCTGAGGAGGAGAGCTTCACCGACGCCTGCATTAAAGCGCTCGATAAAtcctgcccctctggcaagaacagaggctggaagaaacctgaatggtagACTCCGAAACTGGgcgaactccggaaagcctcccggagactcttcaataaagctaaggctgaaaacgttgagcaaaactgggccgattacaaggccagtctgtcaacctacaacaaagaacttaggaaagccaaacgcgcctcttGGCGTAAATTCTTTCGAAGACTACACCCACCCTACTTGAAGAATGTCGACCAGTCTTGGACCACGTCCAGCgatgagtcgctaaatctgCTACTTAATACTCACTACCCTGGCTATGATAAAAACAGACCCATATACTGTCGGCTCAAATGCCATCCTGAACCTGCTAAGCGAGGAGAACATTTTCTGGGCGATCAAAAGCTTCAAACCATACAAGTCTGCGGGGACAGATGGCAttatccctgcccaactgattcacgtgGGACCAAAAACCATTAATTGGCTAAAAATTAACGAGGGAGtattctcccacgggtgcatccTGGCATGCCTTTCGGAAgaaagatccaccgaaacggccctagaCTCGATAATCGAAGCGCCCCTTAACTTTATGGAGTTACGGGCGCACTGGCAGCCCTGGGGGTTGACTCCTGGACGGTGATCGTCCATCCtaatcgatcagatgctacaaagCAAGActgttgaggcatcactgagGACGTCAACAACtgccagatttgtcagcaggtGAAGACCACAgagcggagtcctctcgcccctcttatggaacgtggcagtgaacgaactgtgagtgcatgacaagtaatCGCACGACGATGTCGagatgggcagacaaatgcagGCCGTCAAATGTCAACCCATCTAAAACgaatagaggatagagtaaagaatgCACAGTGCACAGTGGACCTCTA encodes the following:
- the LOC117195279 gene encoding ERI1 exoribonuclease 2-like, which translates into the protein MHPFTYAISVNFVVTCWENQPAQQFRLSEIIEFPAILVNLKTGMVEAEFHKYVMPVESPQLSQYCTSLTGIQQKTVEAGVPLQTALNSFIEWLKKELSARNLVLPKMSMTNPQGNCFFVTWANWDFGICLAKECARKNIRKPTCFNQWIDARAIYKKWYKYRPFSFDNALAHVRLTFQGRAHSGIDDAKNLGNLICKMSRDGAPFSITKDLTPHKELNENRGF